Proteins from a single region of Pseudomonas sp. 10S4:
- a CDS encoding GlxA family transcriptional regulator has product MQKTVAIVVFSGVQSLDVTGPMDVFAEANRFLAPQDHYRLEVIGVERGMMPCSNGLSLNAHRHFSEALEAYDLLLVAGGPQLPFMDFGVAFDAWLRDASARAQRFGSICNGAFMLARAGLLEGRTVTTHWGDAAALAAMCPSTQVEADRLYVQDGELYTSAGVTAGIDLSLYLLGLDHGPEVALSVAKRLVVFTQRSGGQSQFSPFLTPHAEPTSAVALVQLYVLANLNGDLTIADLANAANMSARNFSRVFAKEAKVTPAEFVERARVDAARVLLESTRSPLKTVAYQCGFRDAQHMRSVFNRRLGVTPQQFRLNFAAMV; this is encoded by the coding sequence ATGCAAAAAACCGTCGCCATCGTGGTGTTTTCCGGCGTTCAGTCGCTGGACGTCACCGGGCCCATGGATGTGTTCGCCGAGGCCAATCGTTTTCTGGCGCCGCAGGATCACTATCGGCTGGAAGTGATCGGCGTCGAGCGCGGGATGATGCCGTGTTCCAACGGTTTGTCCTTGAACGCTCACCGGCATTTCAGCGAAGCGCTTGAGGCTTATGACTTGCTGCTGGTGGCCGGTGGGCCGCAATTGCCGTTCATGGATTTTGGCGTGGCGTTCGACGCCTGGCTGCGGGACGCGAGTGCGCGGGCGCAACGCTTTGGTTCGATCTGCAACGGCGCGTTCATGCTCGCCCGGGCCGGTTTGCTCGAAGGACGAACTGTCACAACTCATTGGGGCGACGCAGCTGCGTTGGCGGCGATGTGTCCGTCGACGCAGGTGGAGGCTGATCGTTTGTACGTGCAGGACGGCGAGCTTTACACCTCGGCCGGGGTAACGGCGGGGATTGATTTGTCGCTGTACCTGTTGGGTCTCGATCACGGCCCGGAAGTCGCACTCAGCGTCGCCAAACGCCTGGTCGTGTTCACCCAGCGCTCGGGCGGGCAATCGCAGTTCAGCCCGTTCCTCACACCTCACGCCGAACCGACTTCGGCGGTGGCGCTGGTGCAGCTCTATGTCCTCGCCAACCTCAACGGCGACCTGACCATCGCCGACCTCGCCAACGCCGCCAACATGAGCGCTCGCAACTTTTCCCGGGTGTTCGCCAAGGAAGCGAAAGTGACCCCGGCGGAATTCGTCGAGCGGGCGAGGGTGGATGCGGCGCGGGTGCTGCTGGAAAGTACGCGGTCGCCGCTCAAGACCGTGGCGTATCAATGCGGGTTTCGCGATGCCCAGCACATGCGCAGTGTGTTCAACCGCCGGCTCGGGGTGACACCGCAGCAGTTCAGGCTGAACTTTGCGGCGATGGTCTAG
- a CDS encoding HD domain-containing protein, with the protein MSSIIAGIKIPDSALAKATTEYIRDVESDLLYHHSRRVFLFGALSGERKQLAYNPELLYVGAMFHDLGLVEGQRSDNERFEVDSANAAKAFLKPFGLSDDDIEQVWLSIALHTTPGVPQHLRPNVALVTAGVEMDVLGIDYAAFPTQQREAVVHAHPRGEGFKECILCAFANGFKHKPDTTFGTVNADVLVDSEPGFKPMNFVEIIRKSPWAA; encoded by the coding sequence ATGAGCAGCATCATTGCCGGTATCAAAATCCCCGACAGCGCGTTGGCCAAAGCCACCACCGAATACATCCGCGACGTCGAATCCGACCTGCTCTATCACCACTCGCGCCGTGTATTTCTGTTCGGCGCCTTGAGCGGTGAACGCAAGCAACTGGCCTACAACCCGGAGTTGCTGTACGTCGGCGCGATGTTCCATGACTTGGGTCTGGTGGAAGGTCAGCGCAGTGATAACGAGCGTTTTGAAGTCGACAGTGCCAATGCCGCCAAAGCATTCCTCAAGCCGTTCGGGTTGAGCGATGACGATATCGAGCAGGTCTGGTTGTCGATTGCGCTGCACACCACTCCGGGCGTGCCGCAACACCTGCGGCCGAACGTCGCGCTGGTCACAGCGGGTGTCGAGATGGATGTGCTGGGCATCGATTACGCGGCGTTCCCAACGCAGCAGCGCGAGGCGGTGGTGCATGCCCACCCTCGTGGCGAAGGTTTCAAGGAATGCATTCTCTGTGCGTTCGCCAATGGCTTCAAACACAAGCCGGACACCACGTTCGGCACGGTGAATGCGGATGTGCTGGTGGACAGCGAGCCGGGGTTCAAACCGATGAACTTTGTCGAGATCATCCGCAAATCCCCTTGGGCTGCATAA